From Bordetella flabilis, the proteins below share one genomic window:
- the pyk gene encoding pyruvate kinase, producing MAVLRRTKIVATLGPATSSPERIEALVRAGMDVARLNFSHGDPDDHRQRAQLVREAAARQGRFVALMGDLQGPKIRIARFTDGKVVLKVGATFTLSNSHPYDEGNQEIVGIDYPELVQDCRPGDELLLDDGRVVLRVDSVDIDSVHTTVTVGGTLSNNKGINRRGGGLSAPSLTDKDRADIKVAAELQLDYVAVSFPRHGSDIDEARELVRAAGSDAWIIAKIERAEAVADDEALDALIRASDGVMVARGDLGVEVGDAELAGIQKRIIQHSRTLNKVVITATQMMESMIASPLPTRAEVSDVANAVLDYTDAVMLSAESASGQYPVEAVEAMARVCLGAEKHPTSTHSHHRLGETFSRCDETIALAAMYAANHFPNIKAIIALTESGHTPLIMSRIRSGVPIYCYSRHAITQNRAALFRGVYTVPFDASAHDPAELSNAAIAELKQRGRVEPGDWVILTKGDFYRDSGGTNGMKLLPVE from the coding sequence ATGGCAGTGCTGCGTCGCACCAAAATCGTTGCCACCCTGGGGCCTGCCACATCGTCGCCCGAGCGCATCGAGGCGCTCGTGCGCGCCGGCATGGACGTGGCGCGCCTGAACTTTTCGCATGGCGATCCCGACGACCACCGCCAACGGGCGCAGCTGGTGCGCGAGGCGGCTGCACGGCAAGGGCGCTTCGTCGCCTTGATGGGCGACCTGCAGGGGCCGAAGATCCGCATTGCCCGTTTCACGGACGGCAAGGTCGTCCTGAAAGTCGGCGCTACCTTTACGCTGTCCAACAGCCATCCCTACGACGAGGGGAACCAGGAGATCGTCGGCATCGACTATCCGGAGCTCGTGCAGGACTGCCGGCCCGGCGATGAGCTGCTGCTCGATGACGGCCGCGTGGTGTTGCGCGTGGACAGCGTGGATATTGACTCCGTGCATACCACCGTCACGGTGGGCGGCACGTTGTCGAACAACAAGGGCATCAACCGGCGCGGAGGCGGATTGTCCGCGCCCAGCCTGACGGACAAGGATCGCGCCGATATCAAGGTCGCGGCCGAGCTGCAGCTCGACTACGTTGCCGTTTCCTTTCCGCGGCATGGTTCGGACATCGACGAAGCGCGCGAACTGGTGCGCGCCGCCGGCAGCGACGCCTGGATCATCGCGAAGATCGAAAGGGCCGAAGCCGTCGCCGACGACGAGGCGCTCGACGCGTTGATCCGCGCCAGCGATGGCGTCATGGTGGCGCGCGGCGACCTGGGCGTGGAGGTGGGCGACGCCGAGCTCGCCGGCATACAGAAGCGCATCATCCAGCACTCCCGGACCCTGAACAAAGTGGTCATCACGGCGACGCAGATGATGGAGTCCATGATCGCCAGTCCCCTGCCTACCCGCGCGGAAGTTTCCGATGTGGCCAACGCGGTGCTGGACTACACGGACGCCGTCATGCTGTCGGCGGAAAGCGCGTCCGGACAGTACCCGGTGGAGGCCGTCGAAGCCATGGCCCGCGTGTGCCTGGGCGCGGAAAAACACCCGACATCCACGCACTCGCATCACCGGCTCGGCGAGACCTTCTCGCGCTGCGACGAGACCATCGCGCTGGCGGCGATGTATGCGGCGAACCATTTCCCCAACATCAAGGCCATCATCGCCTTGACGGAAAGCGGGCACACGCCCTTGATCATGTCCCGCATCCGTTCCGGCGTGCCGATCTATTGCTACAGCCGCCACGCCATCACGCAGAACCGCGCGGCGCTGTTCCGCGGCGTCTATACCGTGCCTTTCGATGCGTCGGCGCATGACCCGGCCGAACTCAGCAACGCGGCCATTGCTGAACTGAAGCAGCGCGGGCGCGTCGAGCCGGGCGATTGGGTCATCCTGACCAAGGGCGACTTCTATCGCGACAGCGGCGGCACCAACGGGATGAAGCTGCTGCCCGTGGAGTAG